From a single Microbacterium terrisoli genomic region:
- a CDS encoding MarR family winged helix-turn-helix transcriptional regulator, with protein sequence MSTPDGATIDPHDVLGYLLKHAAARFAAVADSALERHRIDSKELGVLRMLAGREGTSQLALADALGIDRTTMVAVLDGLERKGVVDRHPDPSDRRRNVAELTQQGQRTYEAAEADYLAAENAFLSALSSGDRAALRRGLRTLVVDPAGAAPAR encoded by the coding sequence ATGTCCACACCAGACGGCGCGACCATCGATCCGCATGACGTCCTCGGCTATCTGCTGAAGCACGCCGCTGCCCGGTTCGCTGCGGTCGCCGACTCCGCGCTCGAACGCCACCGGATCGACAGCAAGGAACTCGGCGTGTTGCGGATGCTCGCCGGCCGCGAGGGCACGTCGCAGTTGGCCCTGGCCGACGCACTCGGCATCGACAGGACGACCATGGTCGCGGTGTTGGACGGACTCGAGCGCAAAGGCGTGGTGGACCGCCATCCGGACCCCTCAGATCGGCGGCGGAACGTGGCCGAGCTGACCCAGCAGGGTCAACGGACCTACGAGGCCGCCGAGGCCGACTACCTCGCAGCGGAGAACGCGTTCCTCAGCGCGCTCAGCTCCGGCGACCGGGCAGCACTGCGACGCGGGCTGCGCACACTCGTCGTCGATCCGGCCGGCGCGGCTCCGGCGCGCTGA
- a CDS encoding inositol monophosphatase family protein translates to MTSPSPGADVFDDDLALALRLADAADAVSMSRFDAADLDVRLKADATHVTEADLATERAIRDLIAAERPGDGVLGEEFGTDAGTPGPGSRQWIIDPIDGTANYLKGIPMWATLIALAVDGVPQVGVVSQPAIGRRWWAATGSGSWTNGPDASSRRIHVSAVDDLAASSVSFQSIGQWDDAGRLDDLIRLTRAVWRDRGYGDAWPYMLLAEGRLEFVAEFDVKEYDIAAHVPIVREAGGRFTDIDGVDTIGTRSSLATNGVLHEAYLHLLTTTEPTT, encoded by the coding sequence GTGACCTCTCCCTCCCCCGGTGCGGACGTGTTCGACGACGATCTCGCCCTCGCCCTGCGCCTCGCCGACGCCGCCGACGCGGTGTCGATGAGCCGATTCGACGCCGCCGATCTGGACGTCCGACTCAAGGCCGACGCAACCCACGTGACCGAAGCCGATCTCGCCACCGAACGTGCCATCCGTGACCTGATCGCCGCCGAGCGCCCCGGCGACGGCGTGCTCGGCGAAGAATTCGGGACGGATGCCGGCACCCCGGGCCCCGGCTCCCGCCAGTGGATCATCGACCCGATCGACGGCACCGCCAACTATCTCAAGGGCATCCCGATGTGGGCGACGCTGATCGCCCTGGCCGTCGACGGCGTTCCGCAGGTCGGCGTCGTGAGCCAGCCGGCGATCGGCCGGCGCTGGTGGGCAGCCACCGGCAGCGGGTCGTGGACGAACGGACCGGATGCCTCGTCTCGCCGCATCCACGTCTCCGCTGTCGATGATCTCGCCGCCTCATCGGTCAGCTTTCAGAGCATCGGCCAGTGGGACGACGCGGGACGCCTGGACGATCTGATCCGACTCACCCGCGCGGTGTGGCGCGACCGCGGCTACGGCGACGCATGGCCGTACATGCTGCTGGCCGAGGGGCGGCTCGAGTTCGTCGCGGAGTTCGACGTCAAGGAGTACGACATCGCCGCGCACGTGCCGATCGTGCGCGAGGCGGGCGGACGGTTCACCGACATCGACGGCGTCGACACGATCGGCACGCGCTCGTCGCTGGCGACCAACGGAGTGCTGCACGAGGCCTATCTGCACCTGCTGACCACGACCGAGCCGACGACATGA
- a CDS encoding MFS transporter, with protein sequence MLIISNTTKGRTVDMLPLKHPWWVLATIGVGELLVTLDNAIVNIALPSAQAGLDFADAQRSWVITAYALAFGSLLLLGGRLSDVFGRKRVFLIGILGFALASLFGGLAPNFAVLVAARAAQGAFAALLAPAALALLATTFPTGPARARAFGMFSALAVAGSAIGLVLGGALTQFVGWRACLFVAVVFAIPSAVGARVLLPGGRASTRPRVDVPGAIAATAGLFFLVFGFSNAETSAWSSWQVAGLLALGVLLLAVFVVIQRTVAHPLLPLRVVLDRFRAGAFITGFVTIIGMFGVNLFLTYVMQQSLGFSPLVTGLAFLPMTVALMAGATQAPVLLLPRFGPKALLAGGLTVCAGALFWLSFLSTTSTYGASIVGPLIVMGLGMGTAISTMFATATSVADPADAGVTSATVNVVQQVGGSVGTALLASIAGIAAASSRDLTTQSAALHGYSVGFLAASAIFLATALIVSILVPPGRLPLRSEEHADGVAHRAAHSPAGTPRTATQARERTSSSIARPLR encoded by the coding sequence ATGCTGATCATCAGCAATACAACGAAAGGAAGAACTGTGGACATGCTGCCCCTGAAGCACCCCTGGTGGGTGCTCGCCACGATCGGCGTGGGCGAACTCCTCGTCACGCTCGACAACGCAATCGTCAACATCGCACTCCCATCCGCGCAGGCCGGCCTCGATTTCGCCGATGCACAGCGTTCATGGGTCATCACCGCCTATGCGCTCGCGTTCGGCAGTCTGCTGCTGCTCGGCGGCCGGCTTTCGGATGTCTTCGGCCGCAAGCGGGTATTCCTCATCGGCATCCTCGGATTCGCCCTCGCCTCGCTGTTCGGCGGACTTGCGCCGAACTTCGCCGTGCTGGTCGCGGCACGAGCCGCTCAGGGAGCCTTCGCTGCGCTGCTTGCCCCCGCGGCACTCGCCCTGCTCGCCACGACCTTCCCGACCGGTCCGGCCCGTGCGCGTGCGTTCGGCATGTTCTCAGCACTCGCCGTCGCCGGAAGTGCCATCGGGCTCGTCCTCGGTGGTGCCCTCACCCAGTTCGTGGGCTGGCGCGCGTGCCTGTTCGTCGCGGTCGTCTTCGCCATCCCCAGCGCTGTCGGCGCACGCGTTCTGCTGCCGGGCGGCCGGGCCTCGACGCGACCGCGCGTTGACGTGCCCGGCGCCATCGCTGCCACGGCCGGCCTGTTCTTCTTGGTGTTCGGGTTCTCGAATGCCGAGACCAGTGCGTGGTCGAGCTGGCAGGTGGCCGGTCTTCTTGCGCTCGGTGTGCTGTTGCTCGCGGTCTTCGTCGTCATCCAGCGCACGGTGGCGCATCCGCTGCTCCCGCTGCGCGTCGTGCTCGATCGCTTCCGCGCCGGAGCTTTCATCACCGGCTTCGTCACGATCATCGGGATGTTCGGCGTCAATCTCTTCTTGACCTATGTCATGCAGCAGAGCCTCGGATTCAGCCCCCTCGTCACAGGACTCGCGTTCCTGCCCATGACCGTCGCGCTGATGGCCGGTGCGACCCAGGCGCCGGTGCTGCTCCTTCCGCGATTCGGCCCGAAGGCGCTGCTCGCCGGTGGTCTCACCGTCTGCGCCGGCGCACTGTTCTGGTTGTCATTCCTGTCGACCACGTCCACCTACGGGGCGAGCATCGTGGGTCCGCTGATCGTCATGGGACTCGGCATGGGCACCGCGATCTCGACGATGTTCGCGACCGCCACGTCGGTGGCGGACCCGGCCGACGCCGGTGTGACCTCGGCGACGGTCAATGTCGTGCAGCAGGTCGGGGGATCCGTCGGAACGGCACTGCTCGCCTCGATCGCCGGAATCGCCGCGGCGTCCAGCCGCGACCTGACCACCCAGTCGGCAGCGCTGCACGGGTACTCCGTCGGCTTCCTCGCGGCGTCGGCGATCTTCCTGGCCACCGCCTTGATCGTCAGCATCCTCGTGCCGCCCGGTCGGCTTCCTCTGCGCAGCGAGGAGCACGCCGATGGAGTCGCTCACCGAGCCGCGCACTCACCCGCGGGGACCCCGCGAACGGCGACGCAAGCACGAGAGCGCACGTCGTCGTCCATCGCACGTCCGCTTCGGTGA
- a CDS encoding adenylate/guanylate cyclase domain-containing protein — protein MDGNYRSYDYERSSERIREILDMPEGSFQEVEGNLPDRDRLTYTNGFYGTCSAVFIDIRNSSGLTARHKRPRLAKIYRAFISEMVAVLNSDPKIREVNIVGDCVWAVYRTTLQKDLDDVFAIVYQANTLVRLLNYHLQAHGIDPIAVGIGVDDGRVLMIKAGYAGSGINDVVYMGDVVNRAAHLAHEAGRGWRVPIYAGSYFYDNLNEQNRSFLQPRYVRDLGTVYAGYVIDLHMDEWIDTFA, from the coding sequence GTGGATGGAAACTACCGCTCCTATGACTATGAGCGGAGTTCGGAACGGATCCGCGAAATCCTGGACATGCCGGAGGGATCTTTCCAAGAGGTCGAGGGAAACCTTCCAGACCGTGACCGTCTCACCTATACGAACGGCTTCTACGGCACCTGTTCGGCCGTCTTCATCGACATTCGCAACTCGTCCGGGCTCACCGCCAGACACAAGCGGCCCCGTCTGGCCAAGATATACCGCGCGTTCATATCCGAGATGGTCGCAGTGCTCAACTCCGACCCCAAGATCCGAGAGGTCAACATCGTCGGCGACTGTGTGTGGGCGGTCTACCGCACAACCTTGCAGAAAGACCTCGACGACGTGTTCGCCATCGTGTACCAGGCAAACACGCTCGTTCGGTTACTGAACTACCACCTGCAAGCGCACGGGATCGACCCGATAGCGGTCGGCATCGGGGTAGACGACGGGCGCGTCCTCATGATCAAGGCTGGCTACGCCGGAAGCGGGATTAACGATGTCGTCTACATGGGTGACGTCGTGAATCGAGCAGCACACCTGGCCCATGAGGCAGGGCGAGGCTGGCGGGTGCCGATCTATGCTGGCTCGTACTTCTACGACAACCTCAACGAGCAGAACCGAAGTTTCTTGCAGCCGAGATACGTGCGCGACCTGGGCACGGTGTACGCCGGGTACGTCATCGATCTCCACATGGACGAATGGATCGACACGTTCGCGTAG
- a CDS encoding flavin monoamine oxidase family protein encodes MTDTVVIGAGVAGLTAARLLQAAGRSVVVLEARERIGGRLHTDRSDGHVTDLGASWIHGVADNPLAEATSAFGMPTVEFTVGSFQPDSRPIAYFGPDGTRLSDAEAHAFADDIRAVDRVLADVIEAAGPDASYRDVTESALAQQTWDAARTERVREFLQHRTEEQYGAWIADLASHGLDDDTVDGDEVVFPEGYDRLAAHLAAGLDVRLTHPVSRVGWSEDAVTVTTPHGRMTASTAVITLPVGVLQSDEFTIEPPLPAAVAGALSRLKMNAFEKVVLRFENRFWDAGVYAIRQQGAEGAWWHSWYDLTAIDGTPSLLTFAAGPAAHGIRDWPKERVAASVMAQLRRLYGAEVPEPVRVDVTAWQDDPFARGAYAFMTVGSATSDHDALATPVGGVLHLAGEATWTDDPATVTGAMMSGHRAASRIAGQPIPIARLWADR; translated from the coding sequence ATGACGGACACAGTGGTGATCGGTGCCGGCGTCGCCGGACTGACTGCGGCCCGCCTGCTGCAGGCCGCCGGCCGCAGCGTCGTCGTTCTCGAAGCGCGCGAGCGCATCGGCGGCCGACTGCACACCGACCGCTCCGACGGGCACGTGACCGACCTCGGCGCCTCGTGGATCCATGGCGTCGCCGACAATCCGTTGGCCGAAGCGACATCGGCGTTCGGCATGCCCACCGTCGAGTTCACGGTCGGCAGCTTTCAGCCCGACAGCCGCCCGATCGCGTACTTCGGTCCGGACGGCACACGCCTCTCCGACGCCGAGGCACACGCGTTCGCCGACGACATCCGCGCGGTCGACCGGGTGCTCGCCGACGTGATCGAGGCAGCCGGCCCGGATGCCTCGTACCGCGACGTGACCGAGTCGGCACTCGCCCAGCAGACGTGGGATGCCGCTCGCACCGAGCGCGTGCGCGAGTTCTTACAGCACCGCACCGAAGAGCAGTACGGCGCGTGGATCGCCGATCTGGCATCGCACGGTCTCGACGATGACACGGTCGACGGCGATGAGGTCGTCTTCCCCGAGGGCTACGATCGGCTCGCCGCCCACCTCGCCGCGGGGCTCGACGTGCGCCTCACGCACCCAGTGAGCCGGGTGGGGTGGTCAGAAGACGCAGTCACCGTGACGACGCCGCACGGCAGGATGACGGCATCCACCGCGGTGATCACCTTGCCGGTCGGCGTGCTGCAGTCCGACGAATTCACGATCGAGCCACCATTGCCCGCGGCGGTGGCGGGTGCCCTTTCGCGGCTGAAGATGAACGCGTTCGAAAAGGTCGTGCTGCGGTTCGAGAACAGGTTCTGGGATGCCGGGGTCTATGCGATCCGTCAGCAGGGCGCAGAGGGCGCCTGGTGGCACTCCTGGTACGACCTGACGGCGATCGACGGAACCCCCTCGCTGCTGACCTTCGCGGCCGGTCCTGCCGCGCACGGCATCCGAGACTGGCCGAAGGAGCGGGTGGCGGCGTCGGTCATGGCGCAGCTGCGCCGGCTCTACGGAGCGGAGGTGCCCGAGCCTGTGCGCGTCGACGTCACCGCATGGCAGGACGACCCGTTCGCGCGCGGCGCGTATGCGTTCATGACGGTCGGGTCTGCGACATCCGACCACGATGCGCTGGCCACGCCCGTCGGCGGCGTGCTGCACCTGGCGGGTGAGGCGACGTGGACCGACGACCCGGCGACCGTGACAGGAGCGATGATGTCAGGACACCGCGCCGCCTCGCGCATCGCCGGGCAGCCGATTCCGATCGCACGGTTGTGGGCCGACCGGTAG
- a CDS encoding NACHT domain-containing protein, with protein sequence MLFITNVRLSAFPGLGGHDSVLSNIARFIERLDDASRDVNDAAGELRREKLSRLSRINNWRIWDGTQVGTLLLTKSDVRRGFPAFLTAADVFAHLGQFTDRLPVEELRPALRTHARSSLTGGDGLIYFDEAGSGDLRSYAVHDLAIDLPIVETGTTTRSTVVHYVLDRAEHVLRPGITTVAQPRSVILAGAPGNGKTTISKFLVQAYRAAMLDGADDLSDGQRAVVDGTRAALIRMGRGGLPLHRRWPMRIDLAEYAQQGGLDEDATLLKWIAKTISKRLNAGQVSPRVLDSWMRQWPCILVLDGLDEVTEQSVRKRLIEQITEFVDEAEATKSDVFVVLTTRPLGFTENIAPGHFGRVDLADLPRQEALKYGVLASQIRLQADPDRLDRVIRQLRVAAKDESLKYLFRTPLQVLILAIIIEGSGPLAPDRFSLFSGYYETVAQREKGKVGGHSHLLRDHAPLVHQLHERVGFELQVRSENADRSLAVLSFDELKAIAWNLLLEHEFQPSGRDSDLLRRILEAVTHRLVLIVPRREAGYGYDVRSLQELMAAMFLTSGPLEATVQALRVCAPSPHWRNTWLFAAGRLFATPQPHLQSAVVELVESLDDNAANRLAALFPVGPRLALDVIDDGMARSSPKWRARLIRQGVRVLQAPATSEFPENCRIMIQFADADDRNSALVADGIRDAMAASGTGNDNAWRFKGMIHALCDETGAGLRARGLAAVLPRPTDSPRQTPLDWDEFEAELATAPLAANLTATLAGAGQAIRSLAEGATHPDVSATILHALQQPGVDTALAQALHHVIPSEPVLTRELQEAVLPTVHRHSVGDSLRDILAD encoded by the coding sequence ATGCTATTCATCACGAACGTCCGGCTCTCGGCATTTCCGGGGCTTGGCGGCCATGATTCAGTGCTCTCGAACATTGCGCGGTTCATCGAAAGGCTTGATGACGCGAGCCGAGACGTCAACGACGCCGCTGGCGAGCTTCGCCGCGAGAAGTTGAGTCGCCTTTCGAGAATCAACAACTGGCGAATCTGGGACGGAACCCAGGTTGGGACTCTGCTGCTCACCAAGAGTGACGTGCGACGAGGATTTCCCGCATTCCTCACCGCGGCCGATGTCTTTGCCCACCTTGGCCAGTTCACCGACAGGCTTCCGGTCGAGGAACTACGGCCGGCTCTGCGCACGCACGCACGGTCGAGCCTCACAGGGGGTGACGGCCTCATCTACTTCGACGAGGCCGGGAGCGGGGATCTCCGCTCCTATGCTGTGCACGACCTTGCTATCGATCTCCCAATCGTGGAAACCGGCACCACGACCCGATCGACGGTTGTCCACTACGTGCTGGACCGGGCGGAGCACGTTCTTCGGCCCGGAATCACAACCGTCGCTCAACCCAGAAGCGTCATTCTGGCTGGCGCCCCAGGCAACGGCAAGACGACAATCTCAAAGTTCCTTGTTCAGGCGTATCGCGCCGCAATGCTTGACGGCGCAGACGACCTCAGTGATGGGCAGCGAGCGGTGGTCGACGGGACTCGAGCGGCTCTCATCAGGATGGGCCGCGGTGGCCTCCCGCTCCACCGAAGGTGGCCAATGCGAATCGATCTCGCTGAGTACGCGCAACAAGGTGGCCTCGATGAGGATGCCACCCTGCTCAAGTGGATAGCCAAGACTATCTCGAAGCGGCTGAACGCCGGACAAGTATCACCTCGGGTTCTCGACTCCTGGATGAGACAGTGGCCATGCATCCTCGTCCTCGACGGGCTGGACGAGGTCACCGAGCAATCGGTACGAAAGCGCCTGATCGAGCAGATAACAGAATTCGTAGACGAGGCCGAGGCTACCAAGTCCGACGTCTTCGTCGTGCTTACCACGCGTCCGCTCGGGTTCACCGAGAACATTGCTCCGGGGCATTTCGGCCGGGTCGATCTCGCGGACCTTCCGCGGCAGGAGGCGTTGAAGTACGGAGTCCTTGCCAGTCAAATCCGCCTGCAGGCCGACCCAGATCGTCTAGATCGGGTGATCCGACAGCTCCGAGTTGCCGCCAAGGACGAGTCACTCAAGTATTTGTTCCGCACACCACTCCAAGTCCTAATCCTCGCGATCATCATCGAAGGATCGGGCCCCTTAGCTCCCGATCGTTTCAGCCTGTTCTCGGGCTACTACGAGACTGTCGCACAACGAGAGAAGGGCAAGGTCGGCGGCCACAGTCACCTACTTCGCGACCATGCGCCGCTTGTGCACCAACTCCACGAGCGGGTGGGATTTGAACTGCAGGTCCGAAGCGAGAACGCAGATCGCTCCCTAGCCGTGCTGTCCTTCGACGAGCTCAAAGCGATCGCATGGAACCTGCTGCTAGAGCACGAGTTCCAACCCTCCGGTCGAGATAGCGATCTTCTACGACGCATTCTGGAGGCCGTCACCCACCGACTCGTCTTGATCGTCCCTCGTCGGGAAGCCGGCTACGGATACGACGTAAGGTCCCTTCAGGAGCTCATGGCAGCGATGTTCCTGACGTCCGGTCCGCTCGAGGCCACGGTCCAAGCACTCCGCGTGTGCGCCCCGAGCCCCCACTGGCGCAATACCTGGCTGTTCGCTGCCGGCAGACTCTTCGCAACTCCACAGCCGCATCTCCAGAGCGCGGTAGTAGAACTCGTTGAGTCGCTCGACGACAACGCAGCGAACCGGCTCGCTGCTCTCTTCCCCGTCGGACCGCGGTTGGCATTGGATGTGATCGATGACGGAATGGCCAGATCTAGCCCGAAGTGGAGAGCCAGGCTCATACGACAAGGTGTAAGAGTACTCCAAGCGCCGGCCACATCTGAGTTCCCGGAGAACTGCCGCATCATGATCCAGTTCGCGGACGCGGACGACAGAAATTCGGCGTTGGTCGCGGACGGTATACGCGATGCAATGGCGGCGTCGGGCACCGGCAACGACAACGCTTGGCGCTTCAAAGGCATGATCCACGCCCTCTGCGACGAGACCGGCGCCGGTCTTCGGGCACGGGGACTTGCGGCCGTATTGCCACGTCCGACCGACAGCCCTCGGCAGACGCCGCTCGATTGGGACGAATTCGAAGCGGAGCTTGCCACCGCCCCCTTAGCTGCGAATCTAACCGCCACACTCGCAGGAGCCGGTCAGGCCATACGGTCACTAGCCGAGGGTGCGACGCACCCTGATGTCAGCGCAACGATTCTTCACGCACTACAACAGCCCGGAGTCGACACGGCGCTCGCCCAAGCGCTTCACCACGTGATTCCGAGCGAGCCTGTACTCACGCGAGAACTTCAGGAAGCCGTCCTACCTACGGTGCACCGACACTCAGTTGGTGATTCCCTGCGCGACATCCTGGCGGATTAG
- a CDS encoding Pycsar system effector family protein, producing MALRPFSRAHGRPAPVVPNPDHAWKLLGLVNEWIRHSDAKAGVTLAFTGVLATMAFNLTKDFTARTTLFDVCVILACLLLVTTAALCGWTLTPRINDKDADPEAINRVFFASISTNFKGDRPRHGQVLSTLSADPDELVRDLADQIHANAKIATVKAKYALWAIRSALAAGAAVAALAIIIGVTNS from the coding sequence ATGGCGCTCAGACCTTTTTCGCGCGCACACGGCCGCCCCGCACCCGTCGTGCCCAACCCCGACCACGCGTGGAAGCTCCTCGGGCTCGTAAACGAGTGGATCCGTCACTCCGACGCCAAGGCAGGAGTGACTCTCGCCTTCACGGGCGTCCTCGCGACAATGGCGTTCAACCTGACGAAGGACTTCACGGCACGGACCACCCTCTTCGACGTGTGCGTGATCCTCGCATGCCTCCTTCTCGTGACAACGGCGGCGCTCTGCGGGTGGACCCTCACGCCGCGCATCAATGACAAGGACGCCGACCCCGAGGCAATCAACAGGGTGTTCTTCGCAAGCATCTCCACCAACTTCAAAGGCGATCGGCCCAGGCACGGACAGGTCCTCAGCACGCTGTCAGCCGACCCTGACGAACTGGTGAGGGACCTCGCCGACCAGATTCACGCGAACGCGAAGATCGCGACGGTCAAGGCGAAATACGCGCTGTGGGCGATCCGGTCCGCCCTGGCCGCTGGGGCGGCAGTGGCGGCGCTGGCCATAATCATCGGCGTCACGAACAGCTGA
- a CDS encoding IS256 family transposase — MALDQSALLELLGELKLTDVTDRIRVATETLYQELIDAEAAAFIGAAPYERSAGRVTQRNGSRPKTVSTTAGDLELRIPKLRQGSFFPSLLERRRRVDQALFAVVMEAYVHGVSTRKVDDLVKALGADTGISKSEVSRICANLDEDVAAFRDRPLADTTYPYVFLDATYCKARVGRRVVSQAVVVAIGVAADGRREILGFEVGETESQPFWTTFLRSLKARGLDGVKLVISDAHTGLISAIETVFAGSAWQRCRVHFMRNVLSNVPKASGPMVASIIRTIFAQPDTEHVFTQFHEVVRMLTRSHPKIADMLENAKDDILAFCGFPQQHWRQIWSTNPLERLNKEIKRRTDVVGTFPNPAALLRLAGHVLIEQHDEWDGADRRYFSEHSMKLLFAEAEEVAIPELNAA, encoded by the coding sequence ATGGCTCTAGACCAGTCTGCCCTCCTCGAGCTCCTCGGGGAACTGAAACTCACCGATGTCACTGACCGGATCCGTGTCGCGACCGAAACGCTCTATCAGGAGCTGATCGATGCGGAAGCGGCCGCGTTCATCGGCGCGGCCCCGTATGAGCGATCCGCTGGCCGGGTGACTCAGCGCAACGGATCCCGCCCGAAGACCGTGTCCACGACGGCTGGGGATCTGGAACTGCGGATCCCGAAACTCCGGCAGGGGTCGTTCTTCCCGTCGCTGCTGGAGCGCCGGCGAAGGGTCGATCAAGCACTGTTCGCGGTGGTGATGGAGGCGTACGTCCACGGCGTCTCAACGAGGAAGGTCGATGATCTGGTGAAGGCGCTGGGTGCGGATACCGGGATCAGCAAGTCCGAGGTGTCGCGGATCTGCGCGAACCTGGACGAGGACGTCGCCGCGTTTCGGGACCGGCCCCTGGCGGACACGACCTACCCGTATGTGTTCCTCGACGCGACCTACTGCAAAGCAAGGGTCGGACGGCGGGTGGTGTCCCAGGCGGTGGTCGTCGCGATCGGCGTCGCCGCGGACGGGCGTCGCGAGATCCTCGGGTTCGAGGTCGGGGAGACCGAATCGCAACCGTTCTGGACCACGTTCCTCCGATCGTTGAAAGCACGCGGTCTGGATGGTGTGAAGCTGGTCATCTCCGACGCTCACACGGGTCTGATCTCGGCGATCGAGACCGTGTTCGCCGGGTCCGCGTGGCAGCGGTGCCGGGTCCATTTCATGCGCAACGTACTCTCGAACGTTCCCAAAGCGTCGGGGCCGATGGTCGCGTCGATCATCCGCACGATCTTCGCCCAGCCCGACACCGAGCACGTGTTCACGCAGTTCCACGAAGTCGTCCGGATGCTCACCCGCTCCCACCCGAAGATCGCGGACATGCTCGAGAACGCGAAGGATGACATCCTCGCGTTCTGCGGGTTCCCGCAACAGCACTGGCGGCAGATCTGGTCCACGAACCCCCTGGAACGGCTCAACAAGGAGATCAAACGTCGCACCGACGTCGTCGGCACATTCCCCAACCCCGCCGCCCTGCTGCGCCTCGCTGGGCACGTCCTGATCGAGCAGCACGACGAATGGGACGGCGCCGACCGCCGCTACTTCTCCGAGCACTCCATGAAGCTGTTGTTCGCCGAAGCCGAGGAGGTGGCCATCCCCGAACTCAACGCGGCATAA